One Umboniibacter marinipuniceus DNA window includes the following coding sequences:
- a CDS encoding M14 family zinc carboxypeptidase: MIISRASLVLSLCLVTSAAWGSDNLMPPQSDPDLEYATAILDGDYHLNITAPKDVLGYPVGYHRMASPAQISTLFNRWDTESERMKLVQYATSHEGRPLYVAYISSPENLAKLDEFKQMAQQLAHPDELSGTEVDTLIEQMPATAWMAYSIHGNETSGADAAVAASYHLIADQSEATQQLLANMIVMIDPMMNPDGRARFSKTLEQFRGTAPNVDDQSLLHSGDWPFGRMNHYLFDLNRDFFYLTQPESRGRVALINDWYPQLMIDGHEMGAQDTFLMGPPREPINNHVPASVRTWSDQFAEEQAAAFDRHGWRYYTGEWFENLYTGYSNYAEYRGSIHILYEQSRMAEDGVRRPEGTVQTYAESVHHQYVSTFANLASLATHSKAIYRDFVELRRVATASRGEYANRSYVILPTDNTSRLNQLVEKLNAQDIQVFRAERELSVGETKSQSGRVQRRYTIPAGSLVIPNRQPEARLIAAIMEFDAHINDEVLRGERNALLQGESSLMYDTTAWNLTMMYGLESVVVSEHINSGLARYEIQPAERNEVSEGIAFVVDGADDLSLAYAARLMEQGVEVRASNISSTYGNDSFNPGSVMVTLADNPNLAVPQLVDVANELGLTLKRINTGFGQGDLPEWGGRHFPLLEQPQIALLSHMPMSPYVTGSTWFAIDSMLGIRHSQIHNQQLSYMDLRRYNVIIVPPSWGSGLSEGSLAELQRWVEQGGTLISLGGASRQFASADFTQTALLNDSLESVEPYDRKVYEELMAEHHQFDLSDTKSHTLSMDVVAPWVRDVSYPPVAQIVERDRWNARFMPRGSFITGRVDADHWLSFGAITEMPLLYSSATLLMPSGSAEAVIRAGHYRAPQGSLSEALTGAWQNVGWTAVPEDSEVSVRMSGLLWPEAAQRIVNTAYLVREQVGSGQVIMFANEANFRGAALGTQRLLLNAIVLGPGMGTEPRIQL; encoded by the coding sequence ATGATCATTTCACGGGCATCACTGGTACTATCACTCTGCCTAGTAACTTCTGCGGCATGGGGCTCTGATAACCTTATGCCACCTCAGTCAGACCCAGACTTGGAATATGCCACCGCCATATTAGACGGTGACTATCACCTAAATATCACCGCTCCCAAAGACGTATTGGGCTACCCCGTTGGTTACCATCGTATGGCATCGCCGGCACAAATTAGTACCCTATTTAATCGTTGGGATACTGAGTCGGAACGCATGAAACTGGTTCAGTACGCAACGAGTCACGAGGGCAGACCGCTCTATGTGGCCTATATTTCCTCGCCAGAGAACCTCGCTAAGTTAGACGAGTTTAAGCAGATGGCGCAGCAGTTGGCGCACCCTGACGAGCTCTCGGGAACCGAAGTAGACACCCTAATTGAGCAAATGCCCGCTACAGCCTGGATGGCTTACTCTATCCATGGTAACGAAACCTCAGGTGCGGACGCAGCGGTAGCGGCAAGTTACCACTTAATTGCGGATCAGAGTGAAGCAACCCAGCAGCTCTTGGCAAATATGATCGTTATGATTGATCCAATGATGAATCCAGACGGCCGTGCTCGCTTCTCTAAAACCCTGGAACAGTTCCGAGGAACGGCCCCTAATGTTGATGATCAGTCACTCCTTCACAGTGGCGACTGGCCCTTCGGACGAATGAATCATTACCTCTTCGATCTTAACCGAGACTTCTTTTACCTTACTCAGCCAGAGTCTCGTGGTCGCGTAGCTCTGATCAATGATTGGTATCCGCAGCTGATGATTGATGGCCATGAAATGGGTGCTCAAGATACCTTTTTAATGGGGCCACCTAGGGAGCCTATTAATAATCACGTCCCGGCTAGCGTTCGCACCTGGTCTGATCAGTTTGCCGAGGAACAAGCCGCAGCGTTTGATCGCCATGGTTGGCGCTACTACACCGGTGAATGGTTTGAAAACCTCTATACCGGCTACTCGAATTATGCCGAATACCGAGGTTCGATTCATATTCTTTACGAACAGTCACGGATGGCAGAAGACGGTGTTCGTAGGCCCGAGGGTACGGTGCAAACCTATGCTGAATCGGTTCACCATCAATATGTCAGTACCTTCGCGAACTTGGCGTCACTTGCTACTCATAGTAAAGCTATCTATCGTGATTTTGTTGAGCTGAGACGCGTTGCTACGGCCTCTAGAGGCGAGTACGCAAATCGCTCCTATGTGATTTTGCCCACCGATAATACCTCGCGATTAAATCAGTTGGTTGAAAAGCTGAATGCGCAGGATATTCAGGTTTTTCGCGCCGAACGGGAGCTTTCCGTTGGCGAAACCAAAAGCCAGAGTGGCCGTGTGCAAAGACGTTATACTATTCCTGCCGGTAGCTTGGTGATTCCCAACCGTCAACCGGAAGCACGCTTAATTGCGGCGATCATGGAGTTCGATGCGCACATTAATGATGAAGTACTTCGAGGTGAGCGTAATGCGCTGCTGCAAGGTGAGTCTTCGTTAATGTATGACACCACAGCGTGGAACTTAACCATGATGTATGGTCTAGAGTCGGTAGTTGTTAGCGAACACATTAATTCTGGCCTCGCCCGCTATGAAATCCAACCCGCGGAACGCAACGAGGTTAGCGAAGGCATTGCTTTTGTGGTGGATGGTGCTGACGACCTGTCTCTTGCCTACGCAGCTCGCCTTATGGAGCAGGGCGTAGAGGTAAGGGCTAGCAATATTTCCTCAACCTACGGCAATGACAGTTTCAATCCGGGCTCCGTGATGGTCACCCTTGCTGATAACCCCAACTTGGCGGTGCCGCAGCTGGTGGATGTAGCGAATGAACTTGGCCTAACGCTTAAACGTATCAATACGGGCTTCGGTCAGGGTGATCTACCCGAGTGGGGAGGGCGACATTTTCCACTGCTGGAACAGCCGCAGATAGCCCTACTTTCTCATATGCCAATGAGTCCCTATGTCACAGGATCTACTTGGTTCGCAATAGACAGTATGTTGGGGATTAGGCACTCTCAAATCCACAATCAGCAACTGAGTTATATGGATTTACGCCGTTATAACGTGATTATTGTACCGCCGTCTTGGGGATCAGGCTTGTCCGAGGGTTCGCTTGCCGAGCTCCAGCGCTGGGTAGAACAAGGTGGAACGCTAATTAGCTTAGGTGGGGCATCCCGTCAGTTTGCCAGCGCAGATTTTACCCAAACTGCGCTCTTGAATGACTCTCTGGAATCCGTAGAACCCTACGACCGGAAGGTCTACGAAGAGTTAATGGCCGAGCATCATCAATTCGACCTAAGTGATACTAAATCTCACACACTATCTATGGATGTTGTTGCACCTTGGGTGCGTGATGTGAGCTATCCCCCGGTGGCGCAGATTGTTGAGCGAGATCGCTGGAATGCCCGTTTTATGCCCCGTGGTTCATTCATTACCGGGCGCGTTGATGCCGACCATTGGTTGAGCTTCGGAGCAATCACCGAAATGCCGTTGCTTTATAGCAGTGCTACGCTGCTGATGCCTAGTGGCTCTGCTGAGGCAGTGATTCGTGCGGGGCATTATCGTGCGCCGCAAGGGAGTCTCTCTGAGGCACTCACTGGTGCGTGGCAGAACGTAGGTTGGACAGCGGTTCCAGAAGACTCAGAGGTGAGTGTCCGTATGAGCGGCTTACTCTGGCCGGAAGCGGCTCAGCGCATCGTTAACACCGCTTATTTGGTGCGTGAGCAAGTGGGTAGTGGTCAAGTTATCATGTTTGCTAATGAGGCTAACTTCCGTGGCGCCGCGCTAGGTACACAGCGCCTCTTACTTAATGCCATTGTGCTGGGTCCTGGAATGGGTACGGAGCCGCGGATTCAGTTGTAG